The genomic region ATGCGTGGCGCGGCGATAGCTGAAGAAGCGGTCGGCGTCGGCATAGGTGTCGAGGCCGAGCGTCTCGATCCGCGTCACGCCCGCCGCCGCGAGGCGATGCGCGACATAAGCCTCCAGATCGAATTGCGCATGGCCCTCGCGCGCGTCGGCGAAGAAGCGCTCGTTCTCCGCATCGGCCTCCTCGAAGCGGCGGCGGAAGGCGAGATCGACCTCGTAGCTCGCCCGCGCGATGCACGGGCCGACCGCCGCCGCGATCCTCTCGCGCCGTGCGCCCAGGGCCTCCATCGCGAGGATCGTCGTATCGGTCACGCCCGCCAGCGCACCCTTCCATCCGGCGTGCGCCGCGCCGACCACGCCCGCTTCCCTGTCCGCGAGCAGCACCGGCGCGCAATCCGCCGTCAGCACGCCGAGCGCGAGGCCGGGCCGATCGGTCACCAGCGCGTCGGCATGGGGGCGCAGCGCATGGTCGAACGGCGCGCGCGCCGTCACGCATTCGGCCGAATGGACCTGATAGGCCGTCACGAGCTCTCCGCCCGGTAGCACCGCCTCGGTCGCACGGCGGCGGTTCTCCGCGATCGCCGCCGCATCGTCCGCGGAGCCGGTGCCGACGTTGAGGCCGCCATGCAGCCCGCCCGACACTCCCCCGCGCCGCCCGAGGAAACCGTGCGATACGCCGGCCAGTGCGGCGGCGCGGTTGACCTCCACCGCGTTCACAGCGCCAGCCGCATGATGAGGTCGCGGTCGACCTGGTCTCCGACCGGGAAGTCGTAGTCGCCGATATGGACGAAGCCGCGCTTCTCATAGAAGCGGATCGCGCGCGGATTCGCCTCGTAGACGGTGAGCAGCAGCGCCGCCGCCCCCTGCATCCGCGCGGCATCGGTAGCCCAGTCCATCAGCACATGCGCGATGCCCGCGCCGTGATGCGAGCCGGCGACATAGAGCTGGCTGAGCTGGACCGCCCCCGCCGTCATCGCCGGATCGGGCAGGAACGGCGGGACGAGCTTGGCATAGCCGACGATCTCCGCGCCATCGCAGGCGATGCGCCACATCACGTCGGGATTGGCGAGGTCGCGGATCAGCTTGCCGTCCGGGCCATAGGCCTCGGCGAAATAGGCCGCGATATTCTCCGGCGAGGTGAACGGCTCGAACGTCTCGAGCCAGATCTTCCGCGCCATGGCGTCGAGCGCCGGGCCGTCCTCCGGAGTGGGCGAGCGATAATCGATCATGCGAATCCTGCGGGTTCGGGCCAGTCCGCCTGGCGGAGGGCAAGCACCTTGAACAGATCGCCCATCGCATCGACCAGCCGGTCGCGATCGGCAAGCACCTCCGGCATGTTGCGGGCAAGCGCGGCGGCGCGCGCGTCGATGCCGAGCGCGCGAAGGAAGGCCCCCTGCCCCACCGGCCCGCTGACGATCGCGCCGCTGGCGTGGCCGACCATCCCCAGCGTCGCGAAATCGACATGCGCGGTGAGGTCGCGCTCGCCCGGTTCCTCGAACGGATTGGCATAGGCGTGGCCGCGCACCGCCTGAAGCGTGTCGCCCACCGCCGGCCCTTCATAGCCGTAATCGACCGCCAGCATCGCCCCGCCCTGCGCGACGATCCGCGCCGCCAGCACGCGCATGACGCCGACCGAGGCGGGCGAGGTCTCGATGATCGCGCCGGCCGGGGCGTCGCGCAGGTGCGCGGGGATCACCTCGTCCGGCACCTGCTTGCCGGGGATCGGCAGGAACAATGTGTCCTGACAGGCGACCAGCCGCTCGTGCCACGCCGCGCCCCGGCGGACGAGCTGGCGGATCGGCAGCGCGTCGAAGAACTCGTTGGCGACGATCAGCAGCGGCCGGTCGGTCGGCAGTTCCTCCACATCGTCGTGCCATGTCGCATCGGGCACGCGCTTCGCCTGCTCGGCGCGCAGCACGGGGCTGGTCTCGACAAAGTGGACTGGAGGGGAAAAGCCCGCCTTCGCCATCGCGCGCAAGGCGTCGGCGGCGAGCGTGCCGCGCCCCGGACCCAGCTCCACCCATGCCGCGTCGGGCCGCCCGGCGCGGTCCCACAGGTCGGCGCACCACAGGCCGATCAACTCGCCGAACATCTGGCTGATCTCGGGCGCGGTGGTGAAATCGCCGCCCGCGCCGAGCGGATCGCGCGTCGCATAATAATGCGCGTTGGCGGCGGCCATGAACTGGCTGACCGGGATCGGCCCGCCCAGGGTGATCGCGCGGGCGAGGCGCTCGGGCAACAGCGGCTCGCCCGGTTCGGGCTGCTCCGTCACGCGACGCTGTCATCCCCGGCGATCGGCTCGACCCGCTCGCGCCGGCCGCGCGCGGTGGCGATCAGCCAGATGCCGCCCGCGATCATCGGCAGGCACAGCACCTGCCCCATGTGGATCGTCGTCGCGAAGAAGGTGCCGGCGAATTGCGAATCCGGCTCGCGGAAGAATTCCACGAAGAAGCGGCACAGGCCGTAGCCGAGCACGAAGATGCCGACCAGCTTGCCCGGCTCGTAGCGCGCCTTCGTCCGCCAGAAGAAGAACCACAGCACGAGGAACAGCAGCACGCCCTCCAGCCCCGCTTCGTAGAGCTGGCTCGGGTGGCGCGCCGGCTCGATCATCCCGGCGGGAACGGTGTGCGGAAAGACGATCGCCCAGGGCGCGTCGCTCGGCTTGCCCCACAATTCGCCGTTCACGAAATTGGCGAGCCGGCCGAAGAACAGCCCGAACGGCGCGGCGCAGGCGACGTAATCATGGATGCGCAGCCAGTTGAGGCCGTTCTTGCGCGCGAACAGGATGATGCCGATCGTCGTGCCGAGCACCCCGCCGTGGAAGCTCATGCCGCCGTCCCACAGCCTGAGGATGCGGATCGGGTGGAGCAGCATGTCGGGGGCGTAGAACAGGACATAGCCGATCCGCCCGCCGAGGATGATCCCCAGCGTCGCGTAGAACACCAGATCGTCGGCGTGGCGCCGCGCCATCGGCGCGCCGGGCTGGGCGAGCAGCTTGAGCAGATACCACCAGCCGATGACGATGCCGGCGATATAGGCGAGGCTGTACCAGCGCAGCGTGAACGGGCCGATCGAGAAGACATCCGGATGGAGGCCAAGGTCGGTGAAATGGATATGGCCGGCGGAAGCGGCTAACAAAGGCAGGATCAAGGCTTTTCCCTCGTGCTTCGCCCCTGCATAGTGAGGTGAAGTGGCAAGACCAAGCGGAGAGGCGCATGAAGACCGAACTCGACCTCAAGATGGATGCGGTGATGGCCGCGATGACGGCGGAGGGCGGTCAGCTCGCGCTCGGCGAGGTGGAGCGATTCGGCCGCAAGCTGCCGATGATCGCGGCCGCG from Sphingomonas sp. CL5.1 harbors:
- a CDS encoding GNAT family N-acetyltransferase produces the protein MIDYRSPTPEDGPALDAMARKIWLETFEPFTSPENIAAYFAEAYGPDGKLIRDLANPDVMWRIACDGAEIVGYAKLVPPFLPDPAMTAGAVQLSQLYVAGSHHGAGIAHVLMDWATDAARMQGAAALLLTVYEANPRAIRFYEKRGFVHIGDYDFPVGDQVDRDLIMRLAL
- the pgeF gene encoding peptidoglycan editing factor PgeF, which encodes MNAVEVNRAAALAGVSHGFLGRRGGVSGGLHGGLNVGTGSADDAAAIAENRRRATEAVLPGGELVTAYQVHSAECVTARAPFDHALRPHADALVTDRPGLALGVLTADCAPVLLADREAGVVGAAHAGWKGALAGVTDTTILAMEALGARRERIAAAVGPCIARASYEVDLAFRRRFEEADAENERFFADAREGHAQFDLEAYVAHRLAAAGVTRIETLGLDTYADADRFFSYRRATHRGEPDYGRQIAIIGLD
- a CDS encoding class I SAM-dependent methyltransferase encodes the protein MAAANAHYYATRDPLGAGGDFTTAPEISQMFGELIGLWCADLWDRAGRPDAAWVELGPGRGTLAADALRAMAKAGFSPPVHFVETSPVLRAEQAKRVPDATWHDDVEELPTDRPLLIVANEFFDALPIRQLVRRGAAWHERLVACQDTLFLPIPGKQVPDEVIPAHLRDAPAGAIIETSPASVGVMRVLAARIVAQGGAMLAVDYGYEGPAVGDTLQAVRGHAYANPFEEPGERDLTAHVDFATLGMVGHASGAIVSGPVGQGAFLRALGIDARAAALARNMPEVLADRDRLVDAMGDLFKVLALRQADWPEPAGFA
- the lgt gene encoding prolipoprotein diacylglyceryl transferase encodes the protein MILPLLAASAGHIHFTDLGLHPDVFSIGPFTLRWYSLAYIAGIVIGWWYLLKLLAQPGAPMARRHADDLVFYATLGIILGGRIGYVLFYAPDMLLHPIRILRLWDGGMSFHGGVLGTTIGIILFARKNGLNWLRIHDYVACAAPFGLFFGRLANFVNGELWGKPSDAPWAIVFPHTVPAGMIEPARHPSQLYEAGLEGVLLFLVLWFFFWRTKARYEPGKLVGIFVLGYGLCRFFVEFFREPDSQFAGTFFATTIHMGQVLCLPMIAGGIWLIATARGRRERVEPIAGDDSVA